One window of the Lachancea thermotolerans CBS 6340 chromosome A complete sequence genome contains the following:
- the OCA4 gene encoding Oca4p (similar to uniprot|P25366 Saccharomyces cerevisiae YCR095C Cytoplasmic protein required for replication of Brome mosaic virus in S. cerevisiae which is a model system for studying replication of positive-strand RNA viruses in their natural hosts) — protein sequence MLVPPANFGIAEEGIYRCSKIETLNLSFLETLNLKTVVFVGGQQPSKFFQEFFERSCIQWYVVKTADVSSSLAPVNVSTSKPAVDEKLTPLGSSDNETQYKLSDNDDLMILKSYSLKRTFELLLNTINHNTILVDKTSIVVGVLRKMQKWNIASIINEYRLFSGKNCNYFAETLLEMISVQIIQEEGITGSKDNDQGLINNIDDFDEAHSCHEWEVIKESDLSLPPSIPAHLLQILQDVQEDSQETVGETAASTPLMRTQSDMGIFGNRYRLAFNKKERADYEFYKGAEQNVLTINIPKESQLPKWFIRQRDTWENDNAQEQHNFYRESIFV from the exons ATGCTAGTACCACCGGCTAACTTCGGAATTGCCGAAGAAGGAATAT ACCGATGTTCAAAGATAGAAACGCTGAATTTGTCGTTTCTCGAGACGCTCAATCTCAAAACGGTTGTTTTTGTAGGGGGACAGCAgccttcaaagtttttTCAGGAGTTCTTTGAGCGGTCTTGCATACAGTGGTATGTCGTGAAAACTGCCGATGTTTCCTCAAGCTTAGCTCCAGTTAACGTCAGCACCTCTAAACCCGCTGTCGATGAAAAGTTAACACCGCTTGGATCTAGCGATAATGAAACGCAATATAAACTCAGCGATAATGACGATCTTATGATACTCAAAAGCTAcagcttgaagagaacATTCGAATTACTTTTGAACACTATCAACCACAACACAATTCTGGTGGATAAAACATCAATAGTAGTGGGAGTGCTACGTAAAATGCAGAAATGGAACATTGCGTCTATCATCAACGAATATAGACTCTTTTCCGGCAAAAACTGCAATTACTTCGCTGAAACACTTTTAGAGATGATAAGTGTTCAGATTATCCAAGAGGAAGGTATTACCGGATCCAAAGACAATGACCAAGGACTTATCAATAACATTGACGATTTTGATGAGGCCCACAGTTGCCATGAGTGGGAGGTCATAAAGGAGTCCGACTTATCACTGCCTCCTTCCATTCCGGCCCACCTACTTCAAATACTTCAAGATGTTCAAGAGGATAGCCAAGAAACAGTAGGGGAGACTGCCGCGAGCACCCCTCTTATGAGAACACAATCCGACATGGGCATATTCGGAAATCGCTATCGGCTTGCGTTCAATAAGAAAGAGCGCGCAGATTACGAGTTTTACAAAGGTGCCGAACAGAACGTACTCACCATCAACATACCAAAAGAATCGCAACTTCCAAAGTGGTTCATTCGCCAACGTGACACCTGGGAGAATGACAATGCTCAAGAGCAGCACAACTTTTACAGAGAAAGCATATTCGTATGA
- the BRE5 gene encoding Bre5p (similar to uniprot|P53741 YNR051C Saccharomyces cerevisiae BRE5 Ubiquitin protease cofactor) codes for MTDIDNIQEVGYAFLKTYYQRMHQDPFKVHHLYSTTAELTHVNYQMDFDYTADTLPTTKLTGKENISKFYTRHSKKVKSIQIKIDACDFQFTGSNNSSILILALGELCWANTPSYRFCQNFVLAPVPSNPKIYDVTNDVLRFIPYFPTLIRDGKTSSSNPGAVKDVRKDDYLKEPFCQHIDSEQNIAQKREDNMNNENNREIAEQQHFTDKPKLAEHEQKHDTEKPFQANDMGIVQEAEAGDIQKAEDFDGSEESPVALESNIIDEGVLPEKTNARSDLKKEAYTAEDAPVPSSAQFPSELNHNETTKVKSPEADKPALEPAKKMNWASKLAASESKDVPNATTKYIRAELAPVQPKKAPERKSVSPSGQLKDVKNYKKKQFYYVNKDGFYPVYVRGTGGVSDEQLVRALESEFGTVRKISSQETFAVIDFEDQRCQTEAIERGVLRINNVEVHMEPKTVRKANASTSSTSPSGQRFSKKHTSKRKA; via the coding sequence ATGACTGATATCGACAACATTCAAGAGGTAGGGTACGCGTTCCTCAAAACTTATTACCAGAGGATGCATCAAGATCCTTTCAAAGTCCATCATTTGTATTCCACTACTGCAGAGCTCACTCATGTCAATTACCAGATGGATTTTGACTATACAGCTGACACTCTACCTACGACTAAGCTAACAGGAAAGGAAAACATAAGCAAATTCTACACGCGGCATAGCAAGAAAGTCAAGTCAATACAAATCAAAATAGATGCTTGTGACTTTCAGTTTACTGGTTCCAACAACTCGAGTATACTCATCTTGGCGCTAGGAGAGCTATGCTGGGCTAACACCCCTTCGTACCGCTTctgtcaaaattttgtgtTGGCACCGGTGCCCAGCAATCCTAAAATTTATGATGTGACTAATGATGTTCTTCGTTTCATTCCTTACTTTCCCACGTTAATAAGGGATGGCAAGACGTCTTCGAGTAATCCAGGTGCTGTAAAGGATGTTCGAAAAGATGACTATTTGAAGGAACCATTCTGTCAGCACATTGACTCAGAACAAAACATTGCGCAGAAAAGGGAAGATAACATGAACAATGAGAACAATAGAGAAATTGCAGAACAGCAACATTTTACCGATAAACCTAAGCTTGCGGAGCATGAGCAGAAACATGATACCGagaaaccttttcaagcaaatgACATGGGTATTGTTCAGGAGGCAGAGGCCGGAGATATTCAAAAAGCCGAGGACTTTGACGGTTCTGAGGAGAGCCCGGTGGCCTTAGAAAGCAACATTATTGATGAAGGGGTGTTGCCAGAGAAGACAAATGCCAGATCAGATCTTAAAAAGGAAGCATATACGGCTGAGGATGCACCTGTTCCCTCTAGTGCCCAATTCCCCTCCGAACTGAACCATAACGAGACCACGAAAGTAAAAAGCCCTGAGGCTGATAAACCTGCACTCGAGCCTGCGAAAAAAATGAACTGGGCCTCTAAGTTGGCCGCCTCGGAATCCAAAGACGTTCCTAATGCCACTACTAAATATATTCGTGCTGAGTTAGCACCAGTTCAACCAAAGAAAGCACCTGAGAGGAAGTCAGTATCGCCAAGTGGGCAGCTAAAAGACGTTAAGaattacaagaaaaaacaGTTTTATTACGTGAACAAAGATGGTTTTTATCCAGTTTACGTGAGAGGGACGGGAGGCGTTTCAGACGAGCAGCTGGTgagagctcttgaaagcgAGTTTGGTACTGTGAGAAAAATCTCCTCTCAGGAGACATTTGCAGTGatagattttgaagaccaGCGCTGTCAGACGGAAGCTATAGAAAGAGGCGTTTTAAGGATCAACAATGTTGAAGTTCATATGGAACCCAAGACGGTAAGAAAAGCCAACGCGTCAACGTCGAGTACCTCTCCTTCGGGGCAAAGATTTAGCAAGAAGCATACTAGCAAGCGCAAGGCCTAA
- the POP2 gene encoding CCR4-NOT core DEDD family RNase subunit POP2 (weakly similar to uniprot|P39008 Saccharomyces cerevisiae YNR052C POP2 RNase of the DEDD superfamily subunit of the Ccr4-Not complex that mediates 3' to 5' mRNA deadenylation): protein MQSVNRQIHELPIGEQFFPQQTQQHQHPPGIGPQIFSPQLLQARLQQQQGGLVQDVHGIEKNQNLQNVYLLKQKLEAANAAFGQQQVPQRQSQTQQMLNNGSQNATSAALGSLAGLPPGVGMVQHGTSGMGPPSGAIHPQLAMGSFSLPPPTYFVVREVWSNNLHAEFMSIRKLVDQYNYVSISTEFVGTIARPMGNFRSKNDYHYQTMRANVDLLNPVQIGISLSDANGNKPENKHSTWQFNFHFDVTKEMVSAESLELLKKSGINFERHQNFGVLAFEFAQLLIDSGLISDNVTWVSYHAAYDFGFLVNMLMNNSMPNNKEDYVWWVQQFVPNFYDLNLINKFSQQHPSQLQQQHQPQFTLETMADELGIPRFSLFSSTAGQSLLALLTFTTLLNLPLPQPQLGPDLTRYKNMIYGITNE, encoded by the coding sequence ATGCAGTCTGTTAATCGTCAGATTCACGAGCTGCCAATCGGGGAGCAATTCTTCCCACAACAGACgcagcagcatcaacaCCCCCCTGGAATAGGTCCACAAATATTTTCTCCTCAACTCCTACAGGCTCGCCTacagcaacagcaaggCGGCCTTGTACAAGACGTTCACGGCATAGAAAAGAACCAAAACTTGCAGAATGTTTATTTactgaaacaaaagcttgaagcgGCCAACGCTGCATTTGggcaacaacaagttcCGCAGCGTCAAAGCCAGACACAACAAATGCTCAATAATGGCAGCCAAAATGCAACCTCAGCGGCTCTGGGCAGTCTCGCTGGCCTTCCTCCTGGTGTTGGCATGGTGCAACATGGTACATCTGGAATGGGTCCTCCCTCAGGTGCTATCCACCCACAGCTTGCAATGGGGTCTTTCTCCCTTCCTCCACCTACCTATTTTGTAGTGCGCGAGGTGTGGAGTAACAACCTCCATGCCGAATTCATGAGCATAAGAAAGCTCGTAGACCAATACAACTATGTTTCAATCAGCACGGAGTTTGTTGGTACCATAGCCAGACCTATGGGTAATTTTCGGTCGAAAAATGATTACCACTACCAAACAATGAGGGCAAACGTTGACTTGCTCAATCCGGTGCAAATAGGAATCTCTTTGAGCGATGCAAACGGAAATAAACCGGAGAATAAACATTCCACTTGGCAATTTAACTTCCATTTTGATGTTACAAAGGAGATGGTGTCCGCAGAATCATTAGAActgctgaaaaaatcaGGAATAAACTTTGAGCGACATCAAAACTTTGGAGTCTTGGCTTTCGAATTCGCCCAGCTCTTAATTGACTCAGGCCTAATATCGGATAATGTTACTTGGGTAAGTTACCATGCTGCCTACGACTTCGGGTTTCTTGTTAACATGCTCATGAATAATTCAATGCCAAACAACAAGGAGGATTATGTATGGTGGGTTCAACAATTCGTGCCAAACTTCTATGATCTCAACTTAATCAATaagttttctcaacaacacCCCAGTCAGCtgcaacaacagcatcaaCCTCAATTCACTCTAGAGACTATGGCGGATGAATTGGGAATTCCGCGCTTCTCCCTCTTTTCTTCGACAGCAGGTCAAAGTCTACTTGCTCTACTCACCTTTACTACTCTTCTAAATCtacctcttcctcaacCACAATTGGGGCCCGACTTAACTCGCTATAAAAACATGATCTACGGGATAACCAATGAGTAA